The Armatimonadota bacterium genome includes a window with the following:
- a CDS encoding metal-dependent phosphohydrolase: protein MNKASRPGQPTIPADTLRHAPDGERSTPTASATAAFSARRRRCLAALDVGTNSIRLLVVSVRPDDHSFSVVSDRKEVVRLGEGEYAHNLMTPEAMDRAATVITRFAEVARGFGAQEILAVATSAVREAENRDIFLERVRRESGLEVRIISGLEEARLVYLGVVAGLNLQGKKALFMDVGGGSTELAVGDRHKHYLLESLKLGTIRLTNRFLGDGSRPVSRKKYSALQEYVRAVAVHAVRKVGAAGFDLMVGSSGTAVNLGEMVAALRGERPATMRHYTITLREIQRIRETLCRLPLEERRKVPGIKPERADIIVAGVAVIETLMQETGAADLQISEQGLRDGLVIDRLLREDGAREVYLQTPPRRRSVLKLARACGYEAEHCEQVRRLCVQLFDQMRALGLHSMDGEARELLEYAAYLHDTGFFLSHTDHHQHAYYIIRNSELLGFNDREQAILANLALYHRKAPPRKKHPNFAALDPEARSLVEQLSTILRLAEGLDRSHLSLVRGIRLEQEGPGALRIVILSPADCQLELWGVENQLGIFRSVFKRRVTVRVERLAGGNGSRDSVS from the coding sequence ATGAACAAGGCTAGCCGGCCCGGACAACCCACGATCCCTGCGGACACCCTCCGGCACGCGCCAGACGGGGAGCGTTCCACGCCTACGGCATCTGCGACCGCCGCGTTCTCGGCCCGCAGGCGACGCTGTCTGGCGGCGCTGGATGTGGGGACAAACTCCATCCGCCTGCTGGTGGTCTCGGTGCGACCCGATGATCACTCGTTCTCCGTGGTCAGCGACCGCAAGGAGGTGGTGCGTCTGGGAGAAGGCGAATATGCGCACAATCTGATGACACCGGAGGCCATGGACCGGGCCGCTACGGTCATCACGCGCTTCGCCGAGGTGGCGCGCGGGTTCGGAGCGCAGGAGATTCTGGCGGTGGCCACATCCGCCGTGCGCGAGGCAGAAAACCGAGACATCTTTCTGGAGCGGGTGCGCAGGGAGAGCGGGCTGGAGGTGCGGATCATATCCGGACTGGAGGAAGCTCGCCTTGTGTATCTGGGGGTTGTGGCGGGACTCAATCTGCAGGGGAAGAAGGCTCTCTTCATGGACGTGGGAGGAGGCTCCACGGAACTGGCGGTGGGCGACCGTCACAAGCATTACCTCCTGGAGAGCCTAAAGCTGGGCACCATCCGCCTGACCAACCGTTTCCTGGGAGACGGCAGCCGGCCCGTCAGCAGGAAGAAATACTCCGCCCTGCAGGAGTATGTGCGGGCGGTGGCCGTCCATGCGGTACGCAAGGTCGGCGCTGCCGGATTCGATCTGATGGTGGGCAGCTCCGGCACCGCCGTCAACCTGGGGGAGATGGTGGCCGCGCTCCGGGGGGAGCGCCCGGCCACCATGCGCCACTACACCATCACTCTCCGCGAGATTCAGCGCATCCGCGAGACCCTCTGCCGCCTTCCGCTGGAGGAGCGCCGAAAGGTGCCGGGCATAAAACCGGAGCGCGCCGACATCATCGTTGCAGGGGTTGCGGTCATCGAGACCCTGATGCAGGAAACTGGAGCGGCGGACCTGCAGATCTCGGAGCAGGGTCTGCGGGACGGTCTGGTCATAGACCGGCTCCTGCGGGAGGATGGCGCTCGTGAGGTTTACCTGCAGACGCCTCCCAGGCGGAGGAGCGTACTGAAACTGGCACGCGCCTGCGGATACGAGGCTGAACACTGCGAGCAGGTGCGGCGGCTTTGCGTCCAGCTCTTTGACCAGATGCGCGCCCTAGGGTTGCATAGCATGGACGGCGAAGCGCGGGAGCTGCTGGAGTACGCGGCCTATCTGCACGACACCGGTTTCTTTCTGTCGCATACAGACCATCATCAGCACGCCTATTACATCATCCGCAATAGCGAGCTCTTGGGGTTCAACGACCGGGAACAGGCGATTCTGGCCAACCTTGCCCTGTATCACCGCAAGGCTCCGCCGCGCAAGAAGCACCCTAACTTCGCGGCTCTGGACCCGGAGGCGCGATCTCTTGTGGAGCAGCTTTCCACCATACTGCGCCTGGCCGAGGGGCTGGACCGGAGCCACCTTTCCCTGGTCCGAGGGATCCGCCTGGAGCAGGAGGGACCGGGCGCGCTGCGCATTGTCATCCTGAGCCCCGCCGACTGTCAGCTGGAGCTGTGGGGGGTGGAGAACCAGCTGGGCATCTTCCGTTCCGTCTTCAAGCGCCGGGTCACCGTTCGGGTGGAGCGCCTGGCGGGCGGAAACGGCTCGCGGGATTCGGTCAGTTGA
- a CDS encoding hypothetical protein (possible pseudo, frameshifted), protein MLDVRDAPAGVMRLAEECGFERGHTLQVTRLALLIFDHLAPLHRLPPSARRLLLCAALLHDIGWCRGAKGHHKSAYEIITDQPPEGLAPDEVQMVALIARYHRKKGPSLDHAPFARLSPPERETVRVLSAILRVADGLDRGHRDAVRNLSAVIEPGRVRLMLDASGGAELEIWGALRKADVFEKVFGVSLDIGASPESH, encoded by the coding sequence ATGCTTGATGTCCGGGACGCACCGGCCGGGGTGATGCGTCTTGCGGAGGAGTGCGGATTCGAGCGCGGGCACACGTTGCAGGTCACCCGGCTTGCTTTGTTGATCTTCGACCACCTTGCGCCCCTGCACCGGCTTCCCCCATCGGCCCGCCGGCTGCTGCTGTGCGCCGCTTTGCTTCATGACATCGGCTGGTGCCGCGGGGCAAAAGGACACCACAAATCAGCATACGAGATCATCACCGACCAGCCGCCGGAGGGACTCGCCCCGGACGAAGTGCAGATGGTGGCGCTCATCGCCCGTTACCATCGAAAAAAGGGGCCGTCCCTTGACCACGCCCCCTTCGCGCGTCTGAGCCCCCCGGAGCGGGAGACCGTCCGCGTCCTTTCCGCCATCCTTCGCGTTGCCGACGGACTGGACCGTGGCCACCGCGATGCTGTGCGAAATCTTTCAGCAGTCATCGAGCCGGGAAGAGTTCGCCTGATGCTGGATGCTTCGGGAGGAGCGGAACTCGAGATCTGGGGAGCTCTGCGCAAGGCGGACGTCTTCGAGAAAGTCTTCGGCGTTTCACTGGACATCGGCGCCTCCCCGGAGTCACACTGA
- a CDS encoding membrane protein yields the protein MIRAPARSASALRRSLGERFPVLRRARGPAALMLGAVLFAAMAICVKYAARRIPSGELVMFRFLFGLVTVRAMCRLGLAKVRHDRPALLMARGFTGAMAILLYFASIQHTTLVKASLLSNSYPVYAALFASLLLRERLTASTLAAFAVSAAGIWMVVDPDFSSVNRGDLFGVLSGAVAGLAIVTIRELRRTESAFTVFWYLCVFGTTMGAVSCFWSFAWPAPRDWGWILGTGAASTAGQLLITYGLRYTPAAEGSLISMSTVGYSGLFGWVVMGERLSARGLIGAALLLGGAAFTAIRQAQQSPALPPSATTQGSEKRTG from the coding sequence TTGATCCGGGCGCCTGCGCGGTCTGCGTCGGCCCTGCGGCGGAGCCTCGGGGAGCGTTTTCCTGTGCTGCGCCGGGCTCGCGGCCCCGCAGCGCTGATGCTGGGAGCAGTCCTCTTCGCGGCGATGGCCATCTGCGTGAAGTACGCGGCCAGGAGGATACCCTCCGGCGAGCTGGTGATGTTCCGTTTCCTTTTCGGACTGGTGACGGTACGCGCGATGTGCCGGCTGGGTCTGGCGAAGGTGCGCCACGACCGGCCGGCGCTTCTGATGGCGCGTGGCTTCACTGGAGCGATGGCTATCTTGTTGTACTTTGCCAGCATCCAACACACCACCCTGGTAAAAGCATCGCTGCTGAGCAACTCCTATCCCGTGTACGCGGCACTGTTTGCATCGCTGCTGTTGCGGGAACGCCTGACTGCGTCCACACTCGCGGCGTTTGCGGTGTCCGCGGCCGGGATCTGGATGGTGGTGGACCCGGATTTCTCCAGTGTGAATCGCGGGGATCTCTTCGGCGTGCTGTCGGGCGCTGTCGCGGGGCTGGCGATCGTTACCATTCGGGAGCTGCGCCGCACCGAGTCTGCCTTTACAGTGTTCTGGTATCTTTGCGTCTTCGGAACCACGATGGGCGCTGTGAGCTGCTTCTGGAGCTTCGCGTGGCCGGCGCCTCGGGACTGGGGATGGATCCTGGGAACGGGAGCGGCCAGCACGGCGGGACAGCTTTTGATCACATACGGGCTTCGATACACGCCGGCGGCGGAGGGGTCCCTCATCTCCATGTCCACGGTGGGCTATAGCGGACTGTTCGGTTGGGTGGTGATGGGAGAGCGGCTGAGCGCCAGAGGACTGATCGGCGCGGCGCTCCTGCTGGGAGGAGCCGCCTTCACCGCCATCCGGCAGGCGCAGCAATCTCCTGCTCTACCCCCATCCGCAACGACACAGGGCTCGGAAAAGAGAACCGGCTGA
- a CDS encoding thymidylate kinase, whose translation MYKHDYPGRLIIVEGIDGSGKSTQLQLLYKYLAARNYTVSLSEWNSSPLVKSTTSLGKKKKFLTPTTFSLIHATDFADRLVNHIIPLLKAGVIVLADRYAFTAFARDTARGVHPQWVRNLYSFAPMPDIAFYFRVPLEVSIDRILTGRTKLKYYEAGMDLGLSRDPEESFKLFQERILRAYDDMTEEFGFTVMDGTLPIEEQQERMREIVDRALEGFSGLRRAVREAVAR comes from the coding sequence ATGTACAAGCACGATTATCCCGGACGGCTCATCATCGTGGAGGGGATTGACGGTTCCGGGAAGAGCACTCAGCTTCAACTTCTTTATAAATACCTGGCAGCCCGCAACTACACCGTCTCTCTGAGCGAGTGGAACTCGTCTCCGCTGGTGAAGAGCACAACAAGTCTGGGGAAAAAGAAGAAGTTCCTGACGCCCACCACGTTCAGCCTGATCCACGCGACCGACTTCGCGGACCGGCTGGTGAACCATATCATCCCCCTTCTGAAGGCCGGAGTAATCGTTCTGGCCGACCGCTACGCCTTCACGGCCTTTGCGCGCGACACGGCCCGAGGGGTACATCCTCAGTGGGTGCGCAACCTCTATTCTTTCGCGCCGATGCCGGATATCGCGTTTTACTTCCGCGTCCCGCTGGAAGTCTCCATAGACCGCATCCTGACCGGCCGTACGAAGCTCAAATATTACGAAGCCGGTATGGACCTGGGTCTGTCACGGGACCCGGAGGAGAGCTTCAAACTCTTCCAGGAGCGCATCCTGCGGGCGTATGACGACATGACCGAGGAGTTCGGATTCACAGTGATGGATGGCACGCTGCCCATCGAAGAGCAGCAGGAGAGGATGCGTGAGATCGTGGACCGCGCGCTGGAGGGCTTCAGTGGACTCCGGCGTGCGGTCAGAGAGGCGGTGGCGAGGTGA
- the ppx gene encoding exopolyphosphatase has product MPVIAAIDIGTNSVLLLVAELLPDGTLKPLLDVSEITRLGQGVDRTRRLDPQAADRTLQVLECYAAKAREAGAERLTAIGTSVLRDASDSELFLDGAREILRAPVRILSGDEEAELSWLSVVTDPSLSLHHPVAVADVGGGSTELITGTAEGAIRSAVSVDVGAVRMTERFLHSDPPGHDELQAARRQTLDLLHGVAAGSECRSLAGVGGTAVNLARMSRPDAALPDIHGQSLSKETLADLTRRLAAIPLEERRRTPGLEPKRADVIVAGALIFDALLEVLQLESLTVSTRGARFGAAIKLARGEWDDA; this is encoded by the coding sequence ATGCCCGTCATTGCCGCCATCGACATCGGAACAAACTCCGTGCTGCTCTTGGTGGCGGAGCTGCTCCCTGACGGAACCCTGAAGCCGCTGCTCGACGTCTCCGAGATCACGCGCCTTGGCCAGGGGGTGGACCGGACGCGCCGGCTGGACCCCCAGGCGGCCGATCGCACTCTGCAGGTTCTGGAATGCTATGCCGCGAAGGCGCGCGAGGCCGGGGCGGAAAGGCTGACGGCGATCGGCACAAGCGTTCTGCGCGACGCAAGCGACTCGGAGTTATTCCTGGATGGCGCGAGGGAGATCCTGCGAGCGCCTGTGCGCATCCTCTCCGGCGATGAGGAAGCTGAACTGTCGTGGCTGTCCGTGGTCACTGATCCTTCTCTCTCCCTGCATCACCCTGTGGCGGTGGCAGACGTGGGCGGCGGAAGCACGGAGCTGATCACGGGCACGGCGGAAGGAGCGATCCGCAGCGCAGTCAGCGTGGATGTGGGAGCGGTGCGCATGACGGAGCGTTTCCTACACTCCGACCCGCCCGGGCACGATGAACTGCAGGCAGCACGGAGGCAGACGCTTGACCTGCTTCATGGAGTCGCGGCCGGTAGCGAGTGCCGCTCGCTGGCAGGCGTGGGTGGAACGGCGGTGAATCTGGCCCGGATGAGCAGACCGGACGCCGCACTGCCGGACATCCACGGGCAGTCCCTCAGCAAAGAGACCCTGGCGGATCTGACCCGAAGGCTGGCGGCGATCCCCCTTGAGGAGCGCCGCCGAACCCCCGGTCTGGAGCCGAAAAGGGCCGATGTCATTGTGGCGGGAGCGCTGATCTTCGATGCGCTGCTGGAGGTCTTGCAGTTGGAATCGCTCACCGTCAGCACGCGCGGAGCGCGGTTTGGTGCGGCCATCAAACTTGCGCGAGGGGAATGGGACGATGCTTGA
- a CDS encoding thymidylate kinase: MKQPAFYGVGLPYRSIGELNGKLFVVEGPDRVGRSTQMNLLADWLESKGHATSNTGFRRSQLTQDGLDQAKQGHTLAKNTLSLFYATDFADRLENQIIPALRAGFYVLSDRYMYSIFARDRVRGIDPEWLRQVYGFALVPDLVLYLRVEVEDLVPRVISGGGFDYWESGMDLHLADNLFDSFCIYQRRIIRELDQMAEEYGFVTVDASRSIQAVFEDLKKEILKVI, translated from the coding sequence GTGAAGCAGCCTGCCTTCTACGGAGTTGGTTTGCCTTACCGCTCCATCGGGGAGCTGAACGGCAAGCTGTTCGTGGTGGAGGGGCCGGACCGCGTAGGCCGTTCCACCCAGATGAACCTGCTGGCGGACTGGCTGGAGAGCAAGGGCCACGCCACTTCCAATACTGGCTTCCGGCGTTCCCAGCTCACGCAGGACGGGCTGGATCAGGCCAAACAGGGTCACACCCTGGCAAAGAACACCCTGAGCCTCTTCTACGCGACGGACTTCGCAGACCGTCTTGAGAACCAGATCATCCCGGCGCTGCGGGCCGGGTTTTATGTCCTGAGCGACCGCTATATGTACAGCATCTTCGCACGGGACCGCGTCCGCGGCATCGATCCCGAATGGCTGAGACAGGTGTACGGATTCGCGCTGGTCCCGGATCTGGTGCTGTATCTGCGCGTCGAGGTGGAGGACCTGGTCCCACGGGTCATATCGGGCGGAGGGTTCGATTACTGGGAGTCCGGGATGGACCTGCACCTGGCGGACAACCTGTTCGATAGCTTCTGCATTTACCAGAGGCGCATCATCCGCGAGCTGGATCAGATGGCGGAGGAGTACGGCTTTGTCACGGTGGATGCCTCCCGCTCCATCCAGGCAGTCTTCGAGGACCTGAAGAAGGAGATCCTGAAGGTCATCTGA